The following proteins are co-located in the Microplitis demolitor isolate Queensland-Clemson2020A chromosome 5, iyMicDemo2.1a, whole genome shotgun sequence genome:
- the LOC128667798 gene encoding integrator complex subunit 1 homolog — MTSRLNQDALEKFFGIMRPACGCNDHPDPILFGQVFRLLCSYSLATPPRGSNVTGGELLKSLMHTKESLTASSQNKKIWLDKIDSIVETGIANENPRFFNNNDGERLPFEDWVDETSHESDDNETSDVCDFNKRNVNSTQRENNCDDNNNNNLSDVEKSNYCDADTNNDSNSACYVSTNNNNDNGDNSSANANDNYNDKSPETPLVNNTSNNGDRSNISNDDYVHLDHDYDITHTSDHVVSYIAGFMARKVSRFTKCLDCKEMLTASFPTERDRLIEKMRDGNLIYPSEALFLLIRQLEIQVLIVVGTKNFTSYTMFQILEKVSQLDDLPILGCEKHRKEFMIKIINNFIVMRGHFLTDFFNRNVNNRQIMTKRMRKFAKK; from the exons ATGACGTCGCGATTGAATCAAGATGCTTTGGAA aaattcttCGGAATTATGCGGCCAGCTTGTGGATGTAACGACCACCCGGATCCAATACTTTTTGGCCAAGTTTTCCGTCTTCTCTGCAGCTATTCTCTAGCAACACCACCGAGGGGTTCCAACGTCACCGGTGGAGAATTACTAAAATCATTGATGCACACTAAAGAATCATTAACTGCATctagtcaaaataaaaaaatttggctcGATAAAATTGATTCTATTGTTGAAACAGGAATAGCAAATGAGAACCCaagatttttcaataataatgatggtGAACGTTTACCTTTTGAGGATTGGGTCGATGAAACTAGTCATGAAAGTGATGACAATGAAACTAGTGATGTctgtgattttaataaaagaaatgtgAACTCTACTCAAAGAGAAAATAActgtgatgataataataataataatttaagtgatgttgaaaaatctaactattgtgATGCTGATactaataatgatagtaatagtGCTTGTTATGTttctactaataataataatgataacggTGATAATAGTTCGGCTAATgctaatgataattataacgaTAAGTCGCCGGAGACACCCTTAGTTAATAATACCTCTAACAATGGAGATAGGTCTAATATTTCAAATGATGATTACGTTCATTTGGATCATGATTATGACATAACGCATACTAGTGATCATGTCGTTTCATACATTGCAGGATTCATGGCCAGAAAAGTTTCTCGTTTTACGAAGTGTTTAGACTGTAAAGAAATGTTAACTGCTTCATTTCCAACGGAACGTGAcagattaattgaaaaaatgagagatggaaatttaatttatccaaGTGAggctttatttttactcataagACAATTAGAAATTCAAGTATTAATAGTTGttggaacaaaaaattttacatcgTATACAATGTTTCAAATTCTTGAAAAAGTTTCACAACTTGATGATTTACCAATTCTTGGATGTGAAAAACATCGCAAAGAATTTATgataaagattataaataattttattgtgatGAGAGGCCATTTTTTGACCGACTTTTTCAATCGCAATGTAAACAATCGTCAAATAATGACTAAACGTATGCGCAAATTtgcgaaaaaataa